In one window of Poriferisphaera corsica DNA:
- a CDS encoding ThuA domain-containing protein, giving the protein MKKAAIFFGGWDGHEPEQTTAIVKKLLETENFEVHTYNTLDLLEDKSQFEDFSLIIMNWTMGEISFPAIEGLRDLIASGIGLAGWHGGMGDAFRNNAEFQFIVGGQFVAHPDNIRDYTVNISNTQDPITQDLTDFPMHSEQYYMHTDPSNQVLATTTFSSIESHPWVNGTTIPVVWKRTYDKGKIFYSSLCHVAADFDVPQAKELLRRGMLWAAK; this is encoded by the coding sequence ATGAAAAAAGCAGCAATCTTCTTCGGCGGATGGGACGGACATGAACCCGAACAAACAACCGCAATCGTCAAAAAGCTTCTCGAAACCGAAAACTTCGAAGTACACACCTACAACACACTCGACCTCCTCGAAGACAAATCACAATTCGAAGACTTCAGCCTGATCATCATGAATTGGACGATGGGCGAAATTTCCTTCCCTGCCATCGAAGGCCTCCGCGATCTCATCGCCTCCGGCATCGGTCTCGCAGGATGGCACGGCGGCATGGGCGACGCCTTCCGCAACAACGCCGAATTCCAGTTCATCGTCGGCGGGCAATTCGTCGCACACCCCGACAATATCCGTGACTACACCGTCAACATCTCCAACACCCAAGACCCTATCACGCAGGACCTCACCGACTTCCCCATGCACTCCGAACAGTATTACATGCACACCGACCCCTCCAACCAGGTCCTCGCCACCACAACCTTCTCTAGCATCGAATCCCATCCTTGGGTCAATGGCACAACCATCCCCGTCGTCTGGAAACGCACCTACGACAAAGGCAAAATCTTCTACTCCTCACTCTGCCACGTCGCCGCCGACTTCGACGTCCCCCAAGCCAAAGAACTCCTCCGCCGCGGCATGCTCTGGGCCGCCAAATAA
- a CDS encoding S8 family peptidase yields the protein MKSAATIHMATILVGLTISPSLLALDQSIEHIRGDQSRQLLGDGTGVVVGVIDSGIDYTHPAFTNLTTDGKSKKYAAKNFVPYESSTNDVAGHGTAVASIIASNDPNHIGLAPDAQLLNARVLNNNNGFNNGQWVGNGIAYAVNNNADILNLSLNYASPNSNGNNMLDLMLDWAAYERNTQVVSIAGNIQSSYTQVRSPGSIYNGFVVGRTTADFSQVHSNSANAYTQDGRMKPDLVAPGTNITIANDDHEYQNDYHYNSAYGTSFAAPHVAGLLAQQLEFGRANNLSTSNMVTKVTMMNATLHINDKTGNLQKPATAFTQGGVYTVTKPLSVDAGAGQVDGINLYNQYAPGEFGPGSVNSIGWDLNETGVANNSHVEYIINAPLELDSELAVTLNWLRKVTRTDNGNSIVDINDTYTYYDLNNLDLQILKDGNIIAQSISIRDNIEQLRINIDDENAQYSLRVFGKSVGHTPESFAIAWSAVAIPEPATLTLLLALSLTATARKNRKNC from the coding sequence ATGAAATCAGCAGCTACCATTCATATGGCCACTATCCTTGTAGGCCTCACGATATCTCCTTCACTACTCGCACTCGATCAATCCATCGAACACATCCGAGGTGACCAGTCACGCCAACTTCTAGGTGACGGCACCGGCGTCGTCGTCGGCGTCATCGACTCCGGCATCGACTACACGCACCCCGCGTTCACCAACCTCACCACCGATGGCAAATCAAAAAAATACGCCGCAAAAAACTTTGTTCCATACGAAAGCTCCACCAACGACGTCGCAGGTCACGGCACCGCCGTCGCATCCATCATCGCCTCAAACGACCCAAACCACATCGGACTCGCACCCGATGCTCAACTCCTTAACGCACGCGTTCTCAACAACAACAACGGATTCAACAACGGCCAATGGGTCGGCAACGGCATCGCATACGCCGTCAACAACAACGCCGACATCCTCAACCTCTCTCTAAACTACGCCTCCCCCAACAGCAACGGCAACAACATGCTCGACCTCATGCTCGACTGGGCGGCCTACGAACGCAACACACAAGTCGTCTCCATCGCCGGCAACATCCAGAGCAGCTACACCCAAGTACGAAGCCCCGGATCAATCTACAACGGCTTCGTCGTCGGCAGAACCACCGCCGACTTCTCCCAAGTACACAGCAACTCTGCCAACGCCTACACACAAGATGGACGCATGAAACCCGATCTCGTCGCACCCGGCACCAACATCACCATCGCCAACGATGACCACGAATATCAAAACGATTACCACTACAACTCGGCCTACGGCACCAGCTTCGCCGCACCTCACGTCGCTGGACTTCTCGCACAACAACTCGAATTCGGACGCGCCAACAACCTCTCCACCTCAAACATGGTCACCAAAGTCACCATGATGAACGCAACCCTCCACATCAACGACAAAACCGGCAACCTCCAAAAACCCGCCACCGCCTTCACCCAAGGCGGCGTCTACACCGTCACCAAACCACTCTCCGTCGACGCAGGCGCAGGGCAAGTCGACGGCATCAACCTCTACAACCAATACGCACCCGGTGAATTCGGCCCCGGCTCCGTCAATAGCATCGGATGGGATCTCAACGAAACAGGCGTCGCAAACAACAGCCACGTCGAATACATCATCAACGCACCACTCGAACTTGATTCCGAACTCGCCGTCACACTCAATTGGCTCCGCAAAGTCACACGCACCGACAACGGCAACAGCATCGTCGATATCAACGACACCTACACCTACTACGACCTCAACAACCTCGATCTCCAAATCCTCAAAGACGGCAACATCATCGCTCAATCAATCAGCATCCGTGACAACATCGAACAACTCCGCATCAATATCGATGATGAAAACGCCCAATACTCACTTCGCGTATTCGGTAAATCCGTCGGCCACACACCCGAATCATTTGCTATCGCCTGGTCCGCTGTCGCAATCCCCGAGCCCGCAACACTCACCCTTCTACTCGCACTCTCCCTCACCGCAACAGCACGTAAAAACCGAAAGAACTGCTAA